One part of the Cellvibrionales bacterium genome encodes these proteins:
- a CDS encoding pilus assembly protein PilP, with the protein MNSKNNLTLKIIVMSCASLLMGGCGDSGLSDLDSYMQEVRLRPVPPIEPIPTFPQFEAFIYKAAGKRSPFEKPQALIEIEIDGNKVTGGAVVKPDELRPKEYLEQYNISSITMVGTVTKDGEIWGLVDDGTSNIHRVQVGNYMGRNHGKVFHIDNGRIDLKEIVPNGDDLWVERPKTLQLRESAEQ; encoded by the coding sequence ATGAATAGTAAAAACAACCTCACACTCAAGATTATTGTGATGTCGTGCGCCTCTTTATTAATGGGGGGGTGCGGTGACAGTGGTTTATCAGACCTAGATAGTTACATGCAAGAAGTGCGGTTGAGGCCAGTTCCGCCGATTGAGCCAATTCCAACATTTCCACAGTTCGAGGCTTTTATATACAAAGCTGCAGGGAAGCGTAGCCCATTTGAAAAGCCTCAGGCTTTGATCGAGATTGAAATTGATGGGAATAAAGTAACGGGTGGTGCGGTTGTAAAGCCGGATGAATTGCGGCCTAAGGAATATCTTGAGCAATACAATATCAGCTCAATAACCATGGTTGGCACAGTTACAAAGGATGGCGAAATATGGGGGTTAGTTGATGACGGAACATCTAATATCCACCGTGTGCAAGTGGGTAACTACATGGGGCGTAACCATGGAAAAGTGTTTCATATTGATAATGGGCGCATTGATTTAAAGGAAATCGTGCCTAATGGGGACGATTTGTGGGTAGAGCGTCCTAAGACGCTGCAATTACGCGAATCCGCAGAACAATAA
- the aroB gene encoding 3-dehydroquinate synthase, with product MKTLSVELGSRSYPIYIGNGLLNNASYLSSHLAAKQVLIVTNDRIAPLYLEKVKQLFSGQTCHAVVLPDGEKHKNLETVNLVFDTLIREKHSRTTTLVALGGGVIGDMTGFAAACYQRGVAFMQIPTTLLAQVDSSVGGKTGVNHPLGKNMIGAFHQPECVLIDVETLNTLPDREYRSGLAEVIKYGLINDKPFYEWLQENADLLLQRNSDALVHAIECSCSNKANIVAVDEKEMGVRALLNYGHTFGHAIEAWQNYTGYLHGEAIAIGSVIAAELSVSLGLLSQKDGNAVRTIMARLGLPTCAPAGMTADDFIEFMQRDKKILDGSLRLILLEAIGKAVIKDSVPIDLINRAIDACREDVGR from the coding sequence GTGAAAACGCTTTCTGTTGAGCTGGGTAGCAGGTCTTACCCGATTTATATCGGTAACGGACTATTAAATAACGCCTCCTATTTGTCTTCTCACTTGGCTGCCAAGCAGGTTTTGATTGTTACCAATGATCGTATTGCGCCCTTGTATTTAGAAAAAGTGAAACAGTTGTTTTCTGGACAGACATGCCACGCTGTTGTGCTTCCCGATGGTGAAAAGCATAAGAACCTAGAAACCGTGAACCTTGTCTTTGATACATTGATTCGTGAAAAGCACAGCAGAACAACTACGCTGGTAGCACTGGGCGGTGGCGTAATTGGTGATATGACGGGTTTTGCTGCTGCCTGTTATCAGCGTGGCGTAGCATTTATGCAAATTCCCACTACTTTACTGGCGCAGGTTGATTCTTCGGTGGGCGGAAAAACGGGTGTGAATCACCCGCTGGGAAAAAACATGATCGGCGCTTTTCATCAGCCGGAATGTGTGTTGATTGATGTGGAAACATTGAACACATTGCCGGATCGTGAGTATCGGTCTGGTCTGGCTGAGGTGATTAAGTACGGCCTTATCAATGACAAACCGTTTTATGAGTGGTTGCAGGAAAATGCTGATCTTTTGTTGCAAAGAAATTCAGATGCGTTGGTTCACGCTATCGAATGTTCGTGCAGCAATAAGGCCAATATCGTTGCAGTTGATGAAAAAGAGATGGGTGTTCGTGCGCTGTTGAATTACGGCCACACCTTTGGGCATGCCATTGAAGCTTGGCAAAATTACACGGGTTATTTACATGGCGAGGCGATTGCTATTGGCTCGGTGATTGCTGCTGAACTGTCGGTTAGCTTGGGTCTGTTGTCTCAAAAAGACGGTAATGCCGTGCGCACTATCATGGCGCGGTTGGGTTTGCCGACATGTGCTCCAGCAGGCATGACTGCGGATGACTTTATTGAATTTATGCAGCGTGACAAAAAAATCTTGGATGGCAGCTTGCGTCTGATTCTGCTTGAAGCTATTGGTAAAGCGGTGATTAAAGATTCCGTGCCTATTGATCTAATTAATCGAGCGATAGATGCCTGTCGCGAAGATGTTGGGCGGTGA
- a CDS encoding shikimate kinase → MPNLYLVGPMGVGKTTVGKALADALHLKFVDVDREIELRAGADIPWIFDVEGEVGFRLRESRTLEEIAAQPGQLIATGGGIVLSPVNRTIIKNTGFCVYLKAELQQLVQRVGRDKKRPLLRNGNPREILQKIIEERESLYMDVADCVVQTSAKPMRYVAREVIRLYRLHYNC, encoded by the coding sequence TTGCCAAATCTGTATCTTGTCGGCCCCATGGGGGTCGGCAAGACTACAGTAGGAAAGGCGCTAGCTGATGCGCTGCACCTAAAATTTGTAGATGTTGATAGGGAGATTGAGCTGCGCGCTGGCGCAGATATTCCTTGGATTTTCGATGTTGAAGGCGAAGTAGGATTCAGGCTTCGTGAATCACGCACCCTCGAAGAAATTGCTGCGCAGCCAGGCCAACTGATAGCGACAGGCGGCGGTATCGTACTCTCTCCAGTTAATCGCACAATCATAAAAAATACAGGCTTTTGCGTGTATTTGAAGGCAGAATTGCAACAGTTAGTGCAGCGAGTTGGTCGCGACAAGAAGCGTCCGTTGCTAAGAAATGGTAACCCTCGAGAGATTCTGCAAAAAATCATTGAAGAGCGAGAGTCGTTGTACATGGATGTGGCTGACTGCGTTGTGCAAACCAGTGCTAAGCCCATGAGGTATGTCGCTCGTGAGGTTATTCGCTTATACAGGTTGCACTATAATTGCTGA
- a CDS encoding SPOR domain-containing protein — MNDYPSRKEPFVSDATASDVDPELIEETYSGFTAENRRDHVAVTARHSKQQVFLLPLLIVVCICLGGIVWLVSRSGEESQQSVVLQPLSVVPPQPVSAEPPVLQPSAQQAPPPAALQSSNANVPEAIAQPVSVTSKPVVPPKTDTKLTPAENKQTTPKKVAKPTPTAEKPVKSGGVKWKAKPDNYTVQLIAAFNESGVERIRAQLPPTTPSTIHKTTKDGKPWFILVYGSFATKQEAQTALSELPDAPKKGVKPWVRKQGEVFAQ; from the coding sequence TTGAACGACTATCCATCCAGAAAAGAGCCATTTGTTTCTGATGCTACAGCTTCCGATGTCGATCCGGAGTTGATAGAAGAAACATACAGTGGCTTTACCGCTGAAAACAGACGCGATCATGTGGCGGTTACAGCGCGACATAGCAAGCAGCAAGTTTTTTTGTTGCCGTTGTTGATTGTGGTGTGTATTTGTTTGGGCGGTATTGTATGGCTGGTAAGTCGATCAGGCGAGGAGTCGCAGCAAAGCGTTGTACTGCAACCTTTATCCGTAGTGCCGCCGCAGCCAGTCAGTGCTGAACCTCCTGTGCTGCAGCCATCCGCACAGCAAGCACCTCCGCCTGCCGCATTGCAAAGCTCCAATGCCAATGTGCCTGAAGCCATCGCGCAGCCAGTGAGTGTGACTTCAAAGCCGGTTGTTCCGCCCAAAACCGATACGAAGTTGACGCCTGCAGAGAATAAACAGACAACGCCCAAGAAAGTGGCAAAGCCAACACCGACTGCTGAAAAGCCTGTTAAATCCGGTGGCGTGAAGTGGAAGGCGAAGCCAGATAACTACACTGTACAGTTGATTGCAGCTTTCAATGAATCTGGTGTCGAGCGCATCAGAGCACAATTGCCCCCAACAACGCCCAGTACCATTCACAAAACAACTAAAGACGGCAAGCCGTGGTTCATTTTGGTTTACGGCTCTTTTGCTACAAAGCAGGAGGCGCAGACCGCACTGTCTGAGTTACCGGACGCACCGAAAAAGGGCGTGAAACCTTGGGTGCGCAAACAGGGCGAGGTTTTCGCGCAATAG
- the tsaB gene encoding tRNA (adenosine(37)-N6)-threonylcarbamoyltransferase complex dimerization subunit type 1 TsaB — protein sequence MNILAIDTTGSECCVGIARQDGLHFLQTKSSAQSHSRCILSTIDALLCDAALSLSDLQLLVWNAGPGSFTGIRIAASVVQSLSYSLQIPFLSVSALEALAFASARTLDESNQERRIKVAVDARMNGIYWASFFYSSSGELKRTEDDHLISLEVFAAQSEQMELGTVYAGDVWLTTGKKTHVNAAIGDLIALAQTKPQQAWQYRAEECLPNYVQSSINWQKRARYQTP from the coding sequence TTGAATATATTGGCGATTGATACCACGGGTTCAGAATGTTGCGTAGGTATTGCTAGGCAGGACGGTCTGCATTTTTTGCAGACAAAGTCTTCTGCGCAGTCTCACTCGCGTTGCATTCTCTCCACAATCGACGCTCTATTGTGTGATGCGGCATTGTCGCTATCGGATTTGCAGTTATTGGTGTGGAATGCGGGTCCAGGTTCGTTTACCGGCATACGCATTGCCGCTAGCGTGGTGCAATCTTTGAGCTATAGCTTACAAATCCCTTTCCTGTCTGTGTCTGCTTTAGAGGCGCTTGCCTTTGCATCGGCGCGCACCTTGGATGAGAGCAATCAAGAGCGGCGCATTAAAGTCGCCGTTGATGCGCGTATGAACGGCATCTATTGGGCAAGCTTTTTTTATAGTTCGAGTGGTGAGCTAAAGCGCACAGAAGATGACCATTTGATAAGCCTAGAGGTGTTTGCGGCGCAAAGTGAGCAAATGGAATTGGGTACGGTATACGCTGGAGATGTTTGGCTAACTACTGGAAAAAAAACACATGTCAACGCAGCGATTGGCGATTTAATCGCATTGGCACAAACAAAACCGCAACAAGCGTGGCAATATCGAGCTGAAGAATGTTTGCCAAATTATGTGCAGTCGAGCATTAATTGGCAAAAGCGCGCCCGCTACCAAACACCTTAG
- a CDS encoding type 4a pilus biogenesis protein PilO, producing MSLQDNLEKIKNDFSNLDPENMGSWPLPVKVVCWVLMAIIVIVLSYQFVLKEQTAVLDQEIQKEQTLRTSFESKVGEAANLEAYRAQMKEMKESFDALVLQLPKDTEVPGLLDDISNTGQSSGLNIESIKLLPEKKADFYVELPIDIQVSGGYHDFATFASGIAGLPRIVTLHDFLIAPVDAKSGASKASSDVRNSEELTMTITAKTYRYGNSSSNDAAKKGKDGGK from the coding sequence ATGTCACTCCAAGATAATTTAGAAAAAATTAAAAATGATTTCAGTAATTTGGACCCGGAAAACATGGGTTCATGGCCGCTGCCTGTCAAAGTTGTTTGTTGGGTGCTGATGGCTATAATCGTGATTGTTCTCTCTTATCAGTTTGTATTAAAAGAACAAACGGCGGTGCTCGATCAGGAAATTCAAAAGGAGCAGACGCTGCGCACTAGCTTTGAAAGCAAGGTTGGTGAAGCTGCAAATCTGGAAGCGTACAGGGCTCAAATGAAAGAGATGAAGGAATCTTTCGATGCGTTAGTTTTACAGTTGCCCAAAGACACCGAGGTGCCTGGGTTGCTGGATGACATATCCAACACGGGGCAATCTAGTGGGTTGAATATTGAATCCATCAAATTGTTGCCAGAAAAGAAAGCTGATTTTTATGTGGAGCTGCCAATTGATATCCAAGTGAGTGGTGGATATCACGACTTTGCTACCTTCGCTAGTGGAATTGCGGGTTTGCCGCGTATCGTGACTTTACATGATTTCCTTATTGCTCCTGTGGATGCTAAGTCAGGAGCAAGCAAAGCAAGTAGTGATGTGCGTAATAGTGAAGAACTTACTATGACGATCACAGCAAAAACTTATCGATACGGTAATTCGTCATCTAATGATGCTGCCAAGAAGGGCAAGGATGGTGGCAAATGA
- a CDS encoding PilN domain-containing protein: MATKINLLPWRAELREQRKKEFLAVLGASAVVGLLVFAVWYMAIAGFISHQQQRNAKIQNEISLLDQKVAEIDALKKQRNDMIDRMKVIQSLQGTRPLIVHIFDEQVSKLPDGVFFSRVERKGEKILISGTAESNNRVSTLMRDLNNSEWLKNSVLTKVEANPSFGDQGTNFDLSVDVVLPDNDKKDNAKKEGEK; the protein is encoded by the coding sequence ATGGCCACAAAAATTAACCTGCTTCCTTGGCGCGCTGAGCTGCGGGAGCAAAGAAAGAAAGAGTTTCTGGCGGTTTTGGGAGCGAGCGCCGTTGTAGGGCTTCTCGTTTTTGCTGTTTGGTATATGGCGATTGCAGGCTTCATCAGCCATCAACAGCAACGAAATGCAAAAATTCAAAATGAGATTTCGCTGTTGGATCAAAAAGTTGCTGAAATTGATGCATTGAAAAAGCAGCGTAATGACATGATTGATCGAATGAAAGTTATTCAGAGTTTGCAGGGAACTCGCCCATTAATTGTCCATATTTTTGATGAGCAGGTTAGCAAGTTGCCAGACGGGGTTTTCTTTAGTCGCGTTGAGCGAAAGGGAGAGAAGATTTTGATCAGCGGTACTGCGGAGTCAAATAACAGAGTTTCCACCTTGATGCGCGACCTGAATAACTCCGAGTGGCTAAAAAACTCAGTATTAACGAAGGTAGAGGCTAACCCGTCATTTGGAGACCAAGGAACAAATTTTGATCTAAGTGTCGATGTGGTTTTGCCCGATAACGATAAAAAAGATAACGCCAAAAAAGAGGGTGAAAAATAA
- a CDS encoding penicillin-binding protein 1A, whose product MLVLAAGTAVICGFTLYLGPQLPKIDSIVDLKLQTPLKIISKDGLLLGEFGEMRREPLPYSALPPSYIKAVLAAEDDRFFTHGGVDPTGLARAASELAKTGRIRSGGSTITMQLARNFFLSSEKSFIRKFNEILLSIQLERTLQKEQIFSLYVNKIYLGHKAYGAQSAAYVYYGKTLDQLSLAQWAMLAGLPKAPSKYNPLVNPERALIRRNWILGRMLSLGYIDKTAHDKALAEPEVATYHGLKTDIDAPYIAEMARQFAVEKLGSEAYNGGYIVRTTVDSRLQLDAQKAVWDGAVDYDKRHGYRGAEKQFPVPTLPAKQMPSYWSVVLRDYGKVGTLEPAIVASINKSSLSLVLSNNRSVTLNWSASEAKRLQPYKSENYIAPAPKSFAEVYQVGDLIRLHSTGENKWEISQIPRIQAALASLDSKTGAIIALSGGTDFAYSKFNRAAQALRQPGSSFKPFIYLKALENGYTPATLVDDSPIVFQEAGMSKPWRPENHGGTYLGMIPLRQALYQSRNMVAIRLLQSIGVKSLISSLPRFGFDTQNMDPNLSIALGSHAFTPLTMATAYTVLSNGGFKVEPFLVEQIADPKGNVVYQQKHKVVCADCAADTQTSTDNITTLAPRVVDEQTAYIIDNMLKDVIRRGTGHAATVLNRSDIAGKTGTTNGPTDVWFVGYNPAIATAAWVGFDDNTMLGKREFGGTAALPIWISYMREALKDQPVIERTMPSGLVTARAHADAEQASDKTDVSGEFEIFRGDDAENNGSPDAQEGEATQSGDDYLF is encoded by the coding sequence ATGCTTGTTTTAGCCGCTGGAACTGCTGTTATCTGTGGCTTTACCCTTTATTTAGGGCCTCAGCTACCCAAAATAGACAGCATTGTCGATCTGAAGCTGCAAACTCCACTAAAAATAATCAGCAAAGATGGCTTGTTGTTGGGCGAGTTTGGTGAAATGCGTCGCGAACCATTGCCTTATTCAGCTCTTCCTCCCTCTTATATAAAAGCTGTACTAGCTGCTGAAGACGACCGTTTTTTCACACATGGCGGCGTTGACCCTACAGGCTTAGCTCGAGCTGCCAGTGAACTGGCCAAAACAGGGCGTATTCGGTCAGGTGGTAGCACAATCACCATGCAGTTAGCACGCAATTTTTTTCTCAGTTCTGAAAAATCTTTTATCCGTAAATTCAATGAAATTCTTCTCTCTATACAACTCGAAAGGACTCTACAAAAAGAACAAATCTTTAGTTTGTATGTCAATAAAATTTATCTAGGCCACAAAGCCTACGGTGCACAATCAGCCGCGTATGTTTATTACGGAAAAACATTAGATCAGTTATCCCTTGCACAGTGGGCAATGTTGGCGGGGCTACCTAAAGCGCCGTCTAAGTACAACCCGCTGGTGAATCCTGAGCGCGCGCTCATAAGACGCAACTGGATTTTAGGGCGCATGTTATCTTTGGGTTATATCGATAAAACCGCTCACGATAAAGCATTGGCCGAACCAGAAGTCGCCACCTATCACGGCCTAAAGACGGATATTGATGCGCCTTATATCGCTGAAATGGCCAGACAATTTGCGGTCGAAAAACTGGGCAGCGAAGCCTACAACGGCGGTTATATCGTGCGCACCACTGTCGATTCACGCCTGCAGCTAGACGCACAAAAAGCCGTGTGGGACGGCGCGGTTGATTACGACAAACGCCACGGTTATCGCGGCGCTGAAAAACAATTTCCTGTCCCAACGCTACCCGCCAAACAAATGCCTAGCTACTGGTCTGTTGTACTGAGGGACTATGGCAAAGTGGGTACTCTTGAACCGGCGATTGTTGCGAGTATCAACAAATCGTCGCTCTCTCTTGTGCTCTCCAATAATCGTAGTGTCACCCTTAACTGGAGCGCCTCGGAAGCAAAACGCCTACAACCTTATAAATCTGAAAACTATATTGCTCCAGCACCAAAAAGTTTTGCTGAAGTGTATCAAGTAGGTGATCTCATTCGCTTACACAGCACCGGTGAAAATAAATGGGAGATCAGCCAAATTCCACGCATTCAAGCTGCACTCGCTTCTCTCGACAGCAAAACAGGTGCAATCATTGCGCTATCTGGCGGAACCGACTTTGCCTACAGCAAGTTCAATCGTGCAGCACAAGCACTCCGGCAACCCGGCTCTAGCTTTAAGCCTTTTATCTATCTAAAGGCACTAGAAAATGGGTACACACCTGCAACACTCGTAGACGATTCTCCCATTGTCTTTCAGGAAGCTGGGATGTCGAAACCATGGCGACCAGAAAACCATGGCGGTACTTATCTCGGCATGATTCCACTGCGACAGGCTCTGTATCAATCGCGCAACATGGTTGCCATCCGTCTGCTGCAAAGTATTGGCGTGAAATCACTGATCAGCAGTTTGCCGCGATTTGGGTTTGATACACAAAACATGGATCCAAATCTTTCTATAGCTTTGGGCTCTCACGCATTCACGCCTCTCACCATGGCAACGGCATACACCGTGCTGTCCAATGGCGGATTCAAAGTGGAGCCTTTTTTAGTGGAGCAAATTGCCGACCCTAAAGGAAATGTTGTCTATCAACAAAAACACAAGGTCGTTTGCGCAGACTGTGCGGCTGACACACAAACAAGTACAGACAACATAACGACACTTGCACCGCGTGTTGTCGACGAACAAACAGCGTACATTATCGACAATATGCTGAAGGATGTTATTCGACGCGGCACAGGGCATGCTGCTACCGTACTCAACCGTTCTGACATTGCGGGTAAAACAGGAACAACGAACGGACCTACCGATGTTTGGTTTGTTGGTTACAACCCCGCAATAGCTACCGCTGCATGGGTTGGATTTGACGACAACACTATGCTGGGTAAACGCGAATTTGGCGGTACCGCTGCACTGCCCATCTGGATTTCATACATGCGCGAAGCACTCAAAGACCAACCTGTGATTGAGAGAACAATGCCGTCGGGGCTGGTTACTGCGAGAGCACATGCCGATGCAGAACAAGCGTCTGACAAGACGGATGTCAGCGGCGAGTTTGAAATTTTTCGCGGTGATGATGCAGAAAATAACGGTTCGCCCGACGCTCAAGAGGGAGAGGCAACCCAAAGTGGCGATGACTATCTGTTCTAA
- a CDS encoding pilus assembly protein PilM — protein MAISGLFQRKQPPVLGLDVSSTSVKLLELSRSAAGYRVESYSVKPLPPSAVVEKNIAEQDAVADAISRAVQQSKTKLKHAAVAVAGSAVITKIIEMPAGLDGDALDLQIRMEADQYIPYPIDEVALDFEVIGLVPGQADRVEILLAACRSENVDSRKEAIEDAELIASVVDVEAYAMERAFSLILPQLGGGEDSVVAIVDVGATMTTLNVLHGGKIIYTREQLFGGKQLTEEIQRRYGLSNEEAGLAKKQGGLPDDYESEVLQPFKDAVVQQITRSLQFFFSSSDFNEVDYIVLAGGVASMEGLSDLVQGKLGTPTTVANPFANMSVASRINPVDLSNDAPALMIATGLALRSFD, from the coding sequence ATGGCTATTTCAGGACTCTTCCAAAGAAAACAACCACCCGTACTGGGGTTGGACGTTAGTTCGACATCAGTGAAGCTGTTGGAGCTGAGCCGTAGCGCAGCAGGTTACCGCGTTGAGAGTTACAGCGTTAAGCCGCTCCCCCCTAGTGCGGTAGTAGAAAAGAATATAGCAGAACAGGATGCCGTTGCGGATGCGATTAGCAGAGCCGTTCAACAATCTAAGACCAAGCTGAAACATGCAGCCGTTGCAGTTGCTGGTTCAGCTGTTATTACCAAAATCATCGAAATGCCTGCTGGATTGGATGGAGATGCTCTAGATCTCCAGATTCGTATGGAGGCTGACCAATACATTCCTTATCCCATCGATGAAGTGGCGTTAGATTTTGAAGTTATTGGCCTTGTACCTGGTCAGGCAGATCGCGTTGAGATACTGCTGGCGGCTTGTCGTAGCGAGAATGTTGATAGTCGTAAGGAAGCTATTGAAGATGCCGAGCTAATTGCCTCGGTTGTTGATGTTGAGGCTTATGCAATGGAGCGAGCGTTTTCTCTGATTCTGCCGCAGTTGGGTGGGGGTGAGGATTCTGTTGTCGCCATTGTGGATGTTGGTGCAACCATGACCACCTTGAATGTATTGCACGGAGGCAAAATTATTTACACGCGCGAGCAGTTGTTTGGAGGCAAGCAATTAACTGAAGAAATTCAGCGGCGCTATGGCTTGTCAAACGAAGAAGCGGGTCTTGCTAAAAAACAAGGCGGCTTGCCAGATGATTATGAGAGTGAAGTTCTGCAACCATTCAAAGATGCAGTAGTGCAGCAAATAACGCGCTCCTTACAGTTTTTCTTTTCTTCCAGCGACTTTAACGAAGTTGATTACATCGTTCTGGCTGGAGGCGTGGCCTCTATGGAAGGCCTCAGTGATTTGGTGCAGGGCAAATTAGGAACACCAACCACCGTTGCAAATCCTTTTGCCAATATGTCGGTGGCTTCCCGCATCAATCCGGTTGATTTGAGCAATGATGCGCCTGCCTTAATGATTGCGACAGGTTTGGCTCTAAGGAGTTTTGACTGA
- a CDS encoding type IV pilus secretin PilQ family protein, protein MKKILVATSPILFSFLAVAAQATTLKNISFASLPGDKFEVKMDFDVKPPEPKGYNIDKPARVVMDFEGVDSALKEKKYPLSFGSAKSANVLSDGGRTRLILNMTQLETYKTRFEGSSFIMTVGKSEIQEVSKKGVSLAEKIASDTSTYGSAIKDVDFRRGEGGEGKVVISMTDPNVNVGVEDTGNQITVNFGGTQLPVALRRKLDVVDFATPVQSVSSDFSGGNAVFTIKSNGNYDYMAYQTDNQYVISVKQLSEKEQEERAQKFSYVGQKLSLNFQDIPVRSVLQLIADFTELNLVASDTVEGKITLRLDNVPWDQALDLVLKTKGLDKRQVGNVLMVAPAAEIATREREEIETAKQMRELAPIRTEFLQILYADANDIYKLFEKSGGVSANGQSEESLLSARGSATLDSRTNSITVHDTEAKIQQIRDYIKRIDIPVRQVSIEARIVKATSGFREDLGVMWGLDLSAKDTFVNGSINNVLSGNNALFRNRGDKSGSYVKPDDLDIISTPTGADSMVVDMRAKPEEGDPGSFSIGLLGNDGWLAVELSALEKTGKGEVVSQPKVITGDKQKAVIKSGQEIGYQEASSSGASTTSFKEAVLKLEVTPQITPDDRIIMDLIINKDSIESFVAGIPVIATTELTTRVLVNNGETVVLGGIFENETVDEVKKIPFLGDLPLVGRFFRNTSQSDSKTELLIFVTPRLLQDPLADKR, encoded by the coding sequence ATGAAAAAAATATTGGTGGCGACTTCGCCGATTCTTTTTTCTTTCTTGGCTGTGGCTGCACAAGCTACAACATTGAAAAACATTTCATTTGCGTCACTTCCAGGTGACAAGTTTGAAGTAAAAATGGATTTCGATGTTAAGCCTCCCGAGCCAAAGGGCTATAACATTGATAAGCCCGCTCGTGTTGTCATGGACTTTGAGGGCGTTGATAGTGCGCTTAAAGAGAAAAAATATCCGCTATCTTTTGGTAGCGCGAAGAGCGCGAATGTGTTGTCTGATGGCGGCAGAACGCGCTTGATTTTGAATATGACACAATTGGAAACCTATAAAACACGGTTTGAAGGCAGTAGCTTCATCATGACCGTTGGCAAGAGTGAGATTCAGGAAGTTAGTAAAAAAGGCGTCAGCTTGGCTGAGAAGATCGCTTCAGATACTTCGACTTATGGATCTGCCATTAAGGATGTCGATTTCCGTCGTGGTGAGGGCGGTGAGGGTAAAGTTGTTATTTCAATGACTGATCCCAATGTTAATGTGGGTGTTGAGGACACAGGCAATCAAATCACTGTAAATTTCGGCGGGACGCAATTGCCTGTAGCTCTGAGAAGAAAATTGGATGTGGTTGATTTCGCTACGCCGGTTCAATCTGTATCGTCTGATTTCAGCGGCGGCAATGCGGTATTTACCATTAAGTCGAACGGTAACTATGACTACATGGCGTACCAGACAGACAATCAATATGTAATTAGTGTTAAGCAATTGTCTGAAAAGGAACAGGAAGAGCGTGCACAGAAATTTAGTTATGTTGGTCAAAAGCTGTCATTAAACTTCCAAGACATTCCTGTGCGTTCTGTGTTGCAGCTAATTGCTGACTTTACAGAGCTGAACTTGGTTGCCAGTGATACGGTTGAAGGAAAAATCACACTGCGCCTAGATAATGTGCCTTGGGATCAGGCCTTGGATTTGGTGTTGAAAACCAAAGGTCTAGATAAGCGCCAAGTTGGTAATGTGCTGATGGTCGCTCCGGCTGCTGAAATTGCTACGCGTGAGCGTGAAGAAATTGAAACCGCGAAGCAAATGCGAGAGCTTGCTCCAATTCGTACGGAGTTTTTGCAAATCTTGTACGCAGATGCAAATGATATTTATAAATTATTTGAAAAGTCTGGCGGGGTGAGTGCAAATGGGCAGTCAGAGGAGAGTTTACTGTCAGCGCGTGGCTCAGCAACGCTTGATAGCAGAACCAACTCTATTACTGTCCATGATACAGAGGCAAAAATTCAACAGATTCGTGATTACATCAAGCGCATTGATATCCCTGTGCGCCAAGTGTCTATCGAAGCGCGTATAGTAAAAGCCACTTCAGGTTTCCGCGAAGATTTGGGTGTGATGTGGGGTTTAGATCTTAGTGCAAAAGATACTTTTGTTAATGGGTCTATTAATAATGTGTTGAGTGGCAATAATGCCCTATTTAGAAACAGGGGCGATAAGTCGGGCTCTTATGTAAAACCGGACGATCTTGACATTATCAGTACGCCTACTGGTGCTGACTCCATGGTTGTCGATATGCGAGCTAAGCCAGAAGAGGGTGATCCGGGTTCGTTTTCAATCGGGTTGCTGGGCAATGATGGCTGGTTGGCTGTTGAGCTCTCAGCATTAGAAAAAACAGGTAAGGGCGAAGTCGTTTCTCAGCCAAAAGTAATTACTGGCGATAAGCAGAAGGCTGTGATTAAAAGTGGTCAGGAAATTGGTTATCAAGAAGCCTCGTCTAGTGGTGCGTCTACTACATCTTTCAAAGAAGCAGTGCTGAAACTTGAGGTTACTCCGCAAATTACACCAGATGATCGCATTATTATGGATTTGATCATTAACAAGGATAGCATTGAGAGTTTTGTTGCCGGTATTCCTGTTATCGCCACCACGGAATTGACCACGCGCGTTTTGGTTAACAACGGAGAGACCGTGGTGCTTGGTGGTATCTTTGAGAACGAAACGGTAGACGAGGTGAAGAAAATTCCTTTCTTGGGTGATCTACCTTTGGTTGGGCGCTTCTTCCGTAACACATCACAGAGTGATAGCAAGACAGAGTTGTTGATCTTCGTAACGCCTCGCTTGTTGCAGGATCCACTTGCTGATAAGCGTTGA